The genomic interval GCTGCTGCGCTCAGCCTGGATGGCGCAGGAACTGCTCACCACCTTTGAAGGCCAGCTCGACGAACTCACGCTCCACCCGGGCGACGGGGGAATCTTCGAGGTGTGGGTAAACGGCACTCGCATCTGGTCCCGCAAAGAACAACAGGGGTTCCCTGAAATCACCAAGCTCAAACAGCTGGTTCGGGATGAAATCGATCCGGAGCGGTCGCTGGGCCATTCTGACCGTTGATTTGTCTGCATTTTCCCCATCTTGCTCAAAAAATCTGACCGGCTTCATCGGATCATATCGCTTTAAACCTGAACTGCTGGCGCGGATGATCCGTAATTGAACA from Marinobacter sp. LA51 carries:
- a CDS encoding SelT/SelW/SelH family protein; amino-acid sequence: MTNRVDIHYCTGCRWLLRSAWMAQELLTTFEGQLDELTLHPGDGGIFEVWVNGTRIWSRKEQQGFPEITKLKQLVRDEIDPERSLGHSDR